TGAAAATGTCAGTGTACTTTGGCAGTAGTTGGTTGCTCTAAAGTACCTTGTTTGTATCGTGGCATTCGGTACTGTCAGCCAAACTTGACTGAAGAAACGCTGGATTTATTTCTCTCAGAAAACACGAGGCGCAAAAAGCTCAGGCCACAGAAGATCTCGATCACGCCAGGACACATACAGTGGAGATTTTCCTGCGCAGCGTGCTCAATCGAGAACGGCCCCCACGTCTTTGAAAGCCCCTCGTGGGGTTCACGCGAACCGGCTCAAACAAACTTCATCTGGTCCCACTTGTCAGACACGGCAGCTCCTGTTCATTCATTCCCTCCGTCGCAGGCCGTCTCGTAGCGGGTGAATTTTATCAGCTCCGCCGAATACCATTCAGCCACCGTATCCTTCGCTCTATTAGTAGAAAATAATAACGAAATCTTTCTCCAGGCATACGACGGATTGAGATTGTTTTCTGCTTGTACTCATTTGAAGCAGTAGAATAATTTTCTCTCAAAGAAAAGTAGTAGTAGGGGAAATTGACAAAAATAAATGAGCACACTTTTTTTTAGCTTAGCTGGTGGGTGGACACCGAAAAGCAAGTCCCCCCCTCTTGTGACGTATAGTCATCGATCTTGACTTCCACAAGTATTATTCCAGCATCTTTCGTCGCAAACCCTTAGATTTCACCATTTTTGGCAGACACCATTCCTGATTTTTATATATCTTTTTTAGGGAAGTGTTTATATATGTACTATATCTAAATATACATTTGTGTATATCTTTTTTTAGGGAAAGCATTTATATATACCTAAATATACATTTTGCACTGCAATAGTCTGGAGCAAGCCCACTTTGTTAACTACTTTCATGTGTTTAGAACACCCATAATGTCCATAACCTTTAACCGTCGGGGGAAGAAAACCCGGTCATAGATGTATTATGCCTTGAATACATAACCGTGAAGAAGACGTATACATTACATGTTCAAGGAGATGCTAAACCAGCCATCTTAGCAATGATTGATGAGTTGACTGATGTTGAGAGTAATAACCTGCTAATTATATTCGAGTCAATTATTCTAATCTAGAGAAACATATAAACAATGTCGTGTACACGTCGCGATGCCACGCCTAATGATGAGGTGTTTTATACCCCAAAATACTATAATAACTTGACACCTCATCTGCAAAAAAAAGATAAAAATGACACCTCATTGCATCTCTTCTTATTAACAAAAAAGAATAATAATAAGAACCAATAAAACATGACCACGAGAATCCTTAAACCTCCGTTTAAAAAAAAAAGGAATCCTTAAACCCTTTTCAGGGATCTATCTCCAAATAAATAAAATATCAGGGGTATATTCGTAAGAATGCAATACCGCCCCGAAACGGAACCGAAGGCTATGATTCGTGAGGGGCTAAAGCATTAAAAATATCCCTCCATTACCATTACTGCTCCCTTCCATCTCCCTCCCAACTTCTCCTCCCCTTCGTCTCCAGTTCCGACTTGTTCagttcttcttcctcgcgccgccGACTCCAGCCGCTCCCCGCTCGCCTCCGATCACGAGCCCTTCCCCGTCAATGGTCGCCGGCGGCTGGCGTAAACCCCCGACGGACTCGTGAGAGGATCGCCTCTCGGTCCTCGCCATGGTAAGCCGTTCTTGATCTGCTCTGTTTTTTTTCCGGCCATAATTCCCCGCCGGAGTTGGAGCTTTATCCATTACTTGAGACGTGGATGGAGTTCCGTTACGTCTCGGTTGTGTTTTTTCCTGGGAGGAGATGCGTAACGCTTCCCCCCTGAATTCGCGCTGCTCTCCGCCGCCTTTTTGCCGAGTCGTTGGGTTCATGCAGTGCACGGACGGCGGTTCAGAAAATCGAATCCCTCCGAGCTCGTGGGTTCCTGGCGCTGAATTCTCTTGTCAGAATCCGCGCGTAGAGCTTTCCCTGACGAGGTGATGATTCGCGGAGGATTGTTTCGCGTCGTCTTCTTGTATGGAATTCGCTGAATTGCGTtcaagattggaattttggaattctcGGAATCAACTGTCGTTGGGGGTTTTATCGCTTTTCTCGCGAGGAATCCCAGCGGCCTGGCCGGCGCTCCGGCAATTCTCCAGCGACGCGCTTTCCATTTTTATAAAATTTTGTAGCTATTGCAGGTGCTCTGCTTTCCAGGCTCGAGTGAATCAGAATTCAGACAGAGGTTACTCTGGTTCCATAATTTGAAATTTTAGAATTTTGGTTCCATTTTATTAGCTCTGATACATTGCATGTGAATCCGTAATTTGAAATCTCTTTCCATTTCGTGGACCGAGGTCGTGCCAATTCGACTGGAACGGCGAAATTTTCTGTGAAATTTTTATCCCTCCACGCACGTTTTGCTGCTTTTTGACTTGTTTTTTCTATGAGTGCCACAGAGGTTTTGTTTGCTGTTGCAGAGTTCTTAACCCTGCCCTGGTGAGGCCTTGTTCGGTTAACAGGGATTTAGGAGTGGTTTGGCAGGGTTTGAGGTGGATACAATCTTCTAAAGTCAAAATCCACCCAAATCCCCTCCAACCCTCTTGGGAAGAGGCGTAACCGAACAAGGCCTGAAGGTTTCTTTGCTTGGGGGCCACACTTGCAGTAGATTTCAGGGCGCGCCTTGGCATAGCTTCACCTTCCTCCCTTGGGTTTCCCCTCCTCCGTCTCTTTGCTTCCCGATCAAGGCCGGCTTGGTTAATCCGATCGAGTTCCACATTGCTTTACCTCGTTCAATGCTGCCTCTGCCCTCCCTGAAACCTTGGCACATGTATGTACGATGATGCGCTCGCTCTCTGTTGGTTCTGACGGCTCGTCGACGCAGGGTCCGGCGCCCGGCGACTCGAAGCGGTTCTCCGGCGTGGTGCCGCCGGCCGCGCTCGTCTTCCTGGCCCTGGTGTTCGTCGCCGGCGCCATCGTCACGCTCCATCACAAGGAGGTGCGTGTGCTGTTTGCTGTACTGCACTGTAGATTAACTGAACATGATGTTGATGCCGATCACATTTCGCGTCACGAATGAGGCGCCGCGATGCTGCAGAGATGTCACGCCTGACCTGCCCGGTTGTTGCCCCGCAGAGCCTGTCGATACTGCAGGTGCAGCCAAGAGAGCTGGCCGCTAACGAGGAGTCGTCGTTCAGGTCCGCGCCTCCGGTGAGCGATCTGCGCGTCGCCAGCGACGACGTGGCCGAGACGCCGTCGGTGGAACAGGCGACGCCACCGGTGGAGCAGACGACGACGCCGGTGGAGCAAACGACGCCGCCGGTGGAACAGGCGACGACGTCGGTTGAGCAAACGACGCCGCCGGTGGAAGAAGCCCCTGACATCTGCGAGGTCAGTCAGTCAGTCAGAGACACATTGATTTCAGTTTCAGAACGCTTGCTGAACAACCGTTGCTTGCAGAACCAGTGCAGGCCTCCGGGCAGCGAGGCGCTGCCGAGGGGCATCGTGCAGGACAAGTCCAACTTCGAGTTCGAGTCGCTGGGCGGCAACCCCGGGCGGAAGGgggccgccgccggccggccggcgAAGAGCCTCCTGGCGATCCCCGTCGGCATCAAGCAGAAGGCCGTCGTCGACAAGCTCGTCTCCAAGGTGCGCGCCATGCATGCATGATCACTCAGGTTTTTTCTGATCAGCTTAATTCTCAATGCTTAACTGTTCGCCGTGATCGTGGCCGCGCAGTTCCCGGCGGCGAACTTCGCGGTGATGCTGTTCCACTACGACGGCGCGGTGGACGGGTGGGGCGACCTGCCGTGGTCGCGCCGCGCGGTGCACGTGGCGGCCGTGGACCAGACCAAGTGGTGGTTCGGCAAGCGGTTCCTGCACCCGGACCTCGTCGCCGACTACGACTACATCTTCCTCTGGGACGAGGACATCGAGGTGGACGGCTTCGACCCCATGAGGTACCTCAGGATCGTCAGGAAGGAGGGGCTCGAGATCTCGCAGCCGGCGCTGGACCACCGGTCGCAGATCCACCACCGGCTCACGGCCCGCGCGCGCCGCGGCGGGACGGTGCACCGGCGGTTCTACAAGACGGCCGGCGGCGGGAGGTGCTACGGCAACAGCACGGGGCCGCCGTGCACGGGGTGGGTGGAGATGATGGTGCCGGTGTTCTCGCGCGCGGCGTGGCGGTGCGCGTGGCGGATGATCCAGAACGACCTCGTCTTCGCCTGGGGGCTCGACTTCAAGCTCGGGTACTGCGCGCAGGGCGACCGGAGCTCGAACGTCGGCATCGTCGACAGCGAGTACGTGCTCCACCGCGGCATCCCCACgctgggcgacggcggcggcaagGGGCCGGCGCCGAAGGCGAAGGCGTCGTCGGCGACGTCGGCGGACAGGTACGCGGTGCGGCTGCGATCGTATAAGGAGCTGCAGATATTCAACAAGAGGTGGAACGAGGCGGTGGCGGAGGACATGTGCTGGACGGACCCTTACCCGCAGCCGCCGACGGCGACGCCCAAGGGATGACCCACGGTGACCCGCCGCCGGCGATGGCCTTTGCGGTTGAGTAGATGACATAGAAGATACATCAAAATTTACAGGTCTAGAGAGCTTCTGATAACATGTCATGTACAGATCTCTTTCTCCCGGGCCAATAAGTAAGATAGGTTCAAAGACGATGTAATTATCATAATTTTCGGTAAAAAAGGTGGATTAATGAAGTTTTGAGTTTTTGACATGTCAGTTTTATCATAACTTTCAGAATACCGAATTGGATAACTGATGAACTCAACTTTAAAAAAAAAACTTAGCAGGCTTTCCAAAATTGTCCGGCTCAACTTCCACAAAATTGAATCAAACCTTTTTTTTAAGCTAAAACGCCCTTTGGCTCTTTATTCATTTGGCGCTAGCATGTCTGACTGCACAAGATCAGTCAGCCATTCAGGGATTGTTTCATACATAAACATAGATACAGAAAGTTGTAAAGATTGCCTAGCTACACGGTGAGCCACCGTATTAGTAAGACGGCTGGCGAACCATAGCTTAAATCCGTGAAACAAGGTACTCATCACCTTCATTTCTCTTATAAGATGAAAACATGACGATTTCTGTGGAGCCTCCCAGAGACGTAGGATCTCGTGACAATCTGTTTCAACCTCAACTTGCTGAAGACCCATCTCCTGCGCCATGGCTAGCGCATCTCTACATGCAAGTAGTTCGAGAGTCAAAGGATCAGTAACCCCCTCGAACCTTGAGCCTCATGCTCTCACAAAGGATCCATGGTGATCACGGGCAACAAAACCCGCTCCTCCTCGTCCATGAACCAAGTGTGTAGCTCCATTTGTATTGATCTTCACCCACCCTTCGTCCGGTGGCTGCCACCTTGGAGGGGCAACAGCCTGGGTTTTGATGTTAGCTGGAATCTCAAGAGCTCGCACGATCTCTTCAATAATGATCATGGAGTGACACGGTTGATACTCATGCTCTCCATGTGTATAGCTATTCCTCGAGTGCCAAACCGCCCACATCACAGTAATCACGATAGCAGCCTCATCATGCTTGAACAACCCATGATCTAGCAGATCGCGAGACCATGTCCGTGGATTGAGCCTCGGGATATTTATATCAAAGAAACGCTCGGCCGCCTCCCAGAAGCGCATAGCATGGTCGCACTCCATCAAAgaaagtttcattatcattaccACACATGGGGCAATTCGGTagctgttggggatattaccactgggtgtaaaccggccaggagaggccgggttaaccccatagtagttcactatatctgaagcccatgaagatagacggtggcgctttatgaaggcccagggcccaaagccggtttaaggcctgtagacataaaccgacattgatatgtaaacttgtattgtaagatagaaagagcagagaccgagccggacacgtttatgagccggcctcgggattctgtaaaccgacgggcgtcaacccgtgtatataaggggacgacccggcggtggttcagg
The Aegilops tauschii subsp. strangulata cultivar AL8/78 chromosome 3, Aet v6.0, whole genome shotgun sequence genome window above contains:
- the LOC109742795 gene encoding uncharacterized protein, which gives rise to MGPAPGDSKRFSGVVPPAALVFLALVFVAGAIVTLHHKESLSILQVQPRELAANEESSFRSAPPVSDLRVASDDVAETPSVEQATPPVEQTTTPVEQTTPPVEQATTSVEQTTPPVEEAPDICENQCRPPGSEALPRGIVQDKSNFEFESLGGNPGRKGAAAGRPAKSLLAIPVGIKQKAVVDKLVSKFPAANFAVMLFHYDGAVDGWGDLPWSRRAVHVAAVDQTKWWFGKRFLHPDLVADYDYIFLWDEDIEVDGFDPMRYLRIVRKEGLEISQPALDHRSQIHHRLTARARRGGTVHRRFYKTAGGGRCYGNSTGPPCTGWVEMMVPVFSRAAWRCAWRMIQNDLVFAWGLDFKLGYCAQGDRSSNVGIVDSEYVLHRGIPTLGDGGGKGPAPKAKASSATSADRYAVRLRSYKELQIFNKRWNEAVAEDMCWTDPYPQPPTATPKG